From Gimesia panareensis, the proteins below share one genomic window:
- a CDS encoding CocE/NonD family hydrolase: MPACRSLRRPLAGFTVALFALLISTLPVLAAVRGPYAVEVRKNVMVPMRDGVKLATDVYLPVEDGDVLDGKLPTILERRPYNKNGCKTSGMYYASHGYAFVAQDTRGRYASEGVWHMLTDDGRDGVDTAAWIGEQSWSNAKIGMIGTSYVGGTQHALAMEKPPELKTVIPVDAMSNLGYASMRNGGAFELRFWNWIYLNAGKGSRQSHDAGTAAVLKEMAENRMEYLKRLPLRKGMTPLKLAGEYEDWLVAGMQHGANDDFWIQNNIIDYPEKYKDIPVYLVSGWYDSWSSNNTANFQVLSKTIKGPVYMIMGPWIHGQQGSYSHGQVTFGKAAAIADPLGWRKEWYDHWLKGKENSVGKAAPFQTSVRIFVMGTGDGSKTVDGKLNHGGYWRNEQEWPLKRTVYTKFHLQPEGGLGTSAPEVKVAKTSLLFDPDHPVPTIGGNISSGNDILVQGGWDQKGNEKIWNFTHPTPLSARDDVLVFQTEPLKEDLEVTGELAVKLWISSSAKDTDFTAKLVDVYPPSEDFPGGFDLNIGDGIIRTRFRDSLKEEKLMEPGEIYPVTIKLYPTSNVFKKGHRIRVDISSSNFPRFDVNPNTGEPLNDNRLKQTAINTVYHDAAHPSHILLAVIPKAE, translated from the coding sequence ATGCCTGCCTGTCGTTCCCTCCGCCGTCCCCTGGCTGGATTTACTGTTGCACTGTTCGCGTTACTGATCTCGACTCTGCCTGTGCTGGCTGCTGTGCGGGGGCCGTATGCGGTGGAGGTGCGAAAGAATGTGATGGTGCCCATGCGGGACGGGGTGAAGCTGGCGACTGATGTGTATCTGCCGGTGGAAGACGGGGATGTGCTGGACGGGAAACTGCCGACGATTCTGGAGCGTCGTCCGTATAACAAGAATGGCTGTAAGACGTCGGGCATGTATTATGCCTCGCATGGTTATGCGTTCGTGGCCCAGGATACGCGGGGCCGTTATGCCTCGGAAGGGGTGTGGCACATGTTGACCGACGATGGTCGGGACGGTGTTGATACCGCAGCGTGGATTGGTGAGCAGTCCTGGTCAAACGCGAAGATCGGGATGATCGGAACTTCTTATGTTGGCGGGACACAGCACGCGCTGGCGATGGAGAAGCCGCCCGAGTTGAAGACGGTGATTCCCGTGGATGCGATGTCGAACCTGGGCTATGCCAGCATGCGGAACGGTGGGGCGTTCGAACTGCGTTTCTGGAACTGGATTTATCTCAACGCCGGTAAAGGGAGCCGTCAGTCGCACGATGCCGGAACCGCCGCGGTGCTGAAGGAGATGGCTGAGAACCGGATGGAATATCTGAAGCGTCTGCCTTTGCGGAAAGGGATGACGCCGCTGAAGCTGGCTGGCGAATACGAAGACTGGCTGGTAGCGGGGATGCAGCACGGGGCCAACGATGACTTCTGGATTCAGAATAACATCATCGATTACCCGGAGAAGTACAAGGATATCCCCGTGTACCTGGTGAGTGGCTGGTACGATTCGTGGAGCAGCAACAACACCGCGAACTTCCAGGTGCTGTCAAAAACGATCAAAGGTCCCGTGTATATGATTATGGGGCCCTGGATTCACGGGCAGCAGGGATCGTACTCACATGGGCAAGTGACGTTCGGGAAAGCAGCAGCGATTGCGGATCCCCTGGGCTGGCGGAAGGAGTGGTACGATCACTGGCTGAAGGGAAAAGAGAACAGCGTCGGCAAAGCGGCCCCGTTCCAGACGTCGGTGCGGATTTTCGTGATGGGGACCGGCGACGGTTCTAAGACCGTGGACGGGAAACTGAATCATGGCGGTTACTGGCGGAACGAGCAGGAGTGGCCGCTGAAGCGTACCGTTTACACGAAATTTCACCTGCAGCCTGAAGGCGGTTTGGGGACGAGTGCACCGGAGGTGAAGGTAGCGAAGACCAGCCTGCTGTTCGATCCGGATCATCCGGTGCCGACGATCGGGGGAAACATTTCGAGCGGGAATGACATCCTGGTGCAGGGGGGCTGGGATCAGAAGGGGAATGAGAAGATCTGGAACTTCACGCATCCGACGCCGCTCTCAGCCCGGGATGATGTCCTGGTCTTTCAGACGGAACCGTTGAAAGAGGATCTGGAAGTGACCGGAGAACTGGCAGTGAAACTCTGGATTTCTTCGTCCGCGAAAGATACGGACTTCACGGCGAAGCTGGTCGACGTGTATCCGCCGAGCGAAGACTTCCCGGGCGGGTTTGATCTGAATATCGGGGACGGGATTATCCGGACGCGGTTCCGCGATTCACTGAAAGAGGAAAAGCTGATGGAGCCAGGGGAGATCTATCCGGTGACGATCAAGCTGTATCCGACTTCGAATGTCTTCAAGAAGGGGCATCGGATCCGCGTGGATATTTCGAGCAGTAACTTCCCGCGGTTTGATGTGAACCCGAATACGGGTGAGCCGCTGAATGACAATCGTCTGAAGCAGACCGCGATCAATACGGTGTACCACGATGCGGCGCATCCTTCGCACATTCTGCTGGCGGTGATTCCCAAAGCAGAGTGA
- a CDS encoding transposase, whose protein sequence is MPHQDTEHLRINIQSMKAIFDRLIPCETSSLVRHGNASLDPGWLAAVAILCMGWTAKGTLGERVKTAYTVAGELFQVSTTVTRQGLMKALANYGQPLVDLVIQHLSSKLGQWKGYRTTAGKVTLAVDATKFSAPRSAANQREFAPGIHHRRSAKYRKKADESKALTVQLLTTVLWHLGSGLPFRWCIQGAAGSERIAAREMLESLPENVRLVGDAQYTGAPLWSAIMESGHSFLFRVGSNVTLLKSLGQLKIRDGFVYYWPDSMQRRDQSPLVLRLFQIHNGRNKIYLVSNELEMTDACACKLYRQRWGIEVFFRSVKQSCERSKLCCQTPVNVITELNWTLIGIWVALFVGKDMLHKQGTNLKKLSPIKVIRVFSQAVTIIACHAQQWAPLTDLLSQSVLAEEKRPNNRKASRGHPCKKRKRQCGKPTIIQATTDQKKLAKIYLE, encoded by the coding sequence ATGCCGCATCAAGATACCGAGCATCTTCGCATAAATATTCAGTCAATGAAAGCGATTTTTGACAGGCTGATTCCCTGCGAAACGTCTTCCCTGGTACGTCACGGCAATGCCTCTCTGGATCCGGGCTGGTTGGCTGCGGTTGCCATTCTCTGCATGGGCTGGACTGCCAAAGGAACACTTGGCGAAAGGGTAAAAACGGCCTACACGGTTGCCGGTGAGCTCTTTCAGGTTTCGACGACAGTGACACGACAAGGGCTGATGAAAGCTCTGGCGAACTACGGACAGCCATTGGTGGATCTGGTGATTCAACATCTTTCCTCAAAACTGGGACAATGGAAGGGCTATCGAACCACAGCAGGCAAAGTCACTCTGGCCGTGGATGCCACCAAGTTCTCTGCGCCTCGCTCAGCAGCCAATCAGCGTGAATTTGCACCAGGGATCCATCATAGAAGGTCGGCGAAATACCGCAAAAAAGCCGATGAATCCAAGGCGTTAACCGTTCAACTGTTAACGACCGTGCTCTGGCATCTGGGCAGTGGGTTACCGTTTCGCTGGTGTATTCAGGGGGCAGCTGGCAGTGAGCGAATTGCGGCCCGGGAAATGCTGGAATCCCTTCCAGAAAATGTCCGACTGGTTGGGGATGCGCAATATACAGGTGCTCCGCTGTGGTCAGCCATCATGGAGTCAGGGCATTCTTTCCTGTTTCGTGTTGGTTCGAACGTAACCCTGTTAAAATCACTTGGTCAGTTGAAAATTCGTGATGGCTTCGTCTATTACTGGCCCGACTCTATGCAGCGTCGAGACCAAAGCCCGCTGGTCCTGCGTCTGTTCCAGATCCATAATGGCAGGAACAAGATCTACCTGGTGAGCAACGAATTAGAAATGACCGATGCATGTGCCTGTAAATTATATCGTCAAAGATGGGGGATTGAGGTTTTCTTCCGCTCAGTAAAACAATCCTGTGAACGCAGCAAGCTATGTTGCCAGACGCCTGTAAATGTCATCACAGAATTAAACTGGACTCTGATCGGAATCTGGGTTGCGTTATTTGTCGGAAAAGACATGTTGCATAAGCAGGGAACGAATCTCAAAAAACTCAGTCCGATCAAAGTGATTCGTGTGTTTTCTCAGGCTGTCACGATAATTGCCTGCCATGCTCAGCAATGGGCGCCATTAACCGACCTGCTTTCGCAATCCGTGCTCGCCGAAGAAAAACGGCCGAATAACAGAAAAGCAAGCCGGGGACATCCGTGTAAGAAAAGGAAACGGCAATGCGGAAAACCAACTATCATTCAGGCAACAACGGATCAAAAAAAACTGGCGAAAATCTATCTTGAATAA
- a CDS encoding DUF1559 domain-containing protein, translated as MKALFLKRRQGFTLIELLVVIAIIAILIALLLPAVQQAREAARRSTCKNNLKQIGLALHNYHDTYGTFPPASVRRQGAASEWETSMISWQGRILAFMDQAPLYNQIDWSIEPGRTGSNTAAMKNELPAYRCPSDPGDRGKTGQSGYGPTNYVTCTANTGGYTAGGGTYQNNGRSVMFLNSMTKMRDLEDGSSNTMVVSECTVGHLYANINATSGTTCTGTADQKLRGYSWFYAQSMPAWSYTTLIGPNSDLLECAQSTGGSALLGARSKHVGGVHTLFCDGRIQFISENINLGNLAEPGSQIRREHHRRVLNSNGMNLKDRRGQGKTFSLAVFFRPCLSVPVRLPTQALVFSNPHSFMRSFSTHRSPSSGIINNR; from the coding sequence ATGAAAGCATTGTTTCTGAAACGCCGCCAGGGATTCACGCTCATCGAGCTGCTGGTGGTCATCGCCATTATCGCCATCCTCATCGCCCTGCTGCTCCCCGCCGTGCAACAGGCGCGCGAAGCAGCCCGCCGCTCCACCTGTAAAAACAATCTGAAACAGATCGGACTGGCCCTGCACAACTACCACGACACCTACGGCACCTTCCCGCCCGCCTCTGTCCGTCGTCAGGGCGCCGCCTCTGAATGGGAAACCAGTATGATCAGCTGGCAGGGACGTATCCTGGCCTTCATGGATCAGGCTCCGCTCTACAACCAGATCGACTGGAGCATTGAACCCGGCCGGACAGGCAGCAATACCGCCGCCATGAAAAATGAACTGCCCGCTTACCGCTGCCCCAGCGATCCCGGCGACCGCGGAAAGACCGGACAGTCCGGCTACGGTCCCACCAACTACGTCACCTGTACCGCCAATACCGGAGGTTACACTGCCGGCGGTGGTACCTATCAGAACAACGGACGTTCTGTCATGTTCCTCAACAGTATGACCAAGATGCGGGACCTCGAAGACGGTTCCTCCAACACCATGGTTGTTTCCGAATGTACCGTGGGTCATCTGTACGCCAACATCAATGCCACCTCCGGAACCACCTGTACCGGCACCGCCGATCAGAAACTCCGCGGCTACTCCTGGTTCTATGCCCAGTCCATGCCCGCCTGGAGCTACACCACACTGATCGGCCCCAACTCTGACCTGCTGGAATGTGCTCAAAGCACCGGCGGTTCCGCACTGCTGGGAGCCCGCAGCAAACACGTCGGCGGGGTACACACCCTGTTCTGTGACGGTCGCATCCAGTTCATTTCCGAAAACATCAACCTCGGAAACCTGGCAGAACCTGGGTCACAAATCAGACGGGAACATCATCGGCGAGTATTAAACTCGAACGGGATGAATCTTAAGGATCGCCGCGGCCAGGGAAAGACCTTTTCCCTGGCCGTTTTTTTTCGTCCCTGTCTGTCCGTACCGGTTCGATTGCCCACCCAGGCTCTGGTATTTTCAAATCCTCATTCTTTTATGCGATCTTTTTCTACACACAGGTCTCCATCCAGCGGTATAATTAACAATCGATGA
- a CDS encoding TIGR01777 family oxidoreductase: MEISNKIIIAGGTGFLGLNLARSQTERDYEVVILGRNQPQTKGDWRYVNWDARSLGPWASELENATAIVNLAGRTVDCIKTPDHCDEILRSRVEATDILGKAVRQLDSPPPVWVQMSTAHRYGDPPECICDEDSAFGYGLAPFVAQEWEAAFQRAVLPDMRQVILRTSFVIGRSGGALQRLAKLVRWGLGGTVGHGRQGMSWIHEQDMNRLFLRAITDNSMQGAYLATAPQPVSNAEFMRALRKALKMPIGLPAMSWMVRLGAPLLMRTDPELALYGRYCVSRRLREENFEFEYPDLDSALVDLYR; this comes from the coding sequence ATGGAGATCAGCAACAAAATCATCATCGCCGGAGGCACCGGCTTCCTGGGACTGAACCTGGCCCGTTCTCAGACCGAACGGGATTATGAAGTGGTCATCCTCGGCAGAAACCAGCCTCAGACAAAGGGGGACTGGCGCTATGTGAACTGGGATGCCCGCTCTCTCGGACCGTGGGCCAGCGAACTGGAAAACGCGACCGCAATCGTAAATCTCGCCGGCCGCACGGTCGACTGCATCAAAACACCCGATCACTGTGATGAAATTCTCCGCTCGCGGGTCGAAGCGACGGACATACTTGGAAAAGCGGTCCGGCAGCTCGATTCCCCGCCGCCGGTCTGGGTGCAGATGTCGACAGCCCATCGCTACGGCGACCCGCCGGAATGTATCTGCGATGAAGATTCCGCCTTCGGTTACGGGCTGGCCCCCTTTGTCGCACAGGAATGGGAAGCCGCCTTCCAGCGCGCGGTACTCCCCGACATGCGGCAGGTCATCCTCCGTACGAGCTTCGTCATCGGCCGCTCTGGCGGTGCCCTGCAGCGACTGGCGAAACTGGTCCGCTGGGGACTCGGTGGGACCGTCGGCCATGGTCGACAGGGTATGAGCTGGATTCACGAGCAGGACATGAACCGCCTGTTCCTGAGAGCGATCACCGATAACTCGATGCAGGGCGCTTATCTCGCCACCGCACCGCAACCAGTTTCGAATGCCGAATTCATGCGCGCCCTGCGGAAGGCATTGAAGATGCCCATCGGACTTCCCGCCATGAGCTGGATGGTCCGTCTCGGTGCACCGCTGCTGATGCGCACCGATCCCGAACTGGCACTCTACGGTCGCTACTGTGTCTCCCGGCGTTTAAGAGAAGAGAATTTTGAATTCGAATATCCCGATCTGGATTCGGCACTGGTAGACCTTTATCGATAA
- a CDS encoding carboxypeptidase-like regulatory domain-containing protein, which translates to MLTHSTRAGLNPAPTLSRLTLCLLLTALVTGCGAGVDEVPKGTVKGTVKLDGKPLSGARVNFTSGTAGAGAYADLQQDGTYAISDPIPAGDYKVYLSSPGLGDAPPDESGNQELKDALKGVPEKYQSDQSTDLQTVIKEGENTFDIDLKP; encoded by the coding sequence ATGCTCACTCATTCTACTCGAGCGGGACTGAACCCCGCCCCGACGCTTTCTCGACTGACGCTCTGCCTGCTGCTCACCGCTCTGGTCACCGGCTGCGGAGCCGGCGTCGATGAAGTCCCCAAAGGCACGGTCAAGGGGACCGTCAAACTGGATGGCAAACCCCTCTCGGGAGCCCGGGTCAATTTTACCTCCGGAACAGCCGGCGCCGGTGCCTACGCCGATCTGCAGCAGGACGGAACCTATGCGATCTCCGATCCCATCCCGGCGGGAGACTACAAGGTCTATCTCTCCTCTCCCGGTCTGGGGGATGCGCCCCCGGATGAATCGGGCAACCAGGAACTGAAAGACGCCTTGAAAGGCGTTCCCGAAAAATATCAGAGCGATCAGTCAACCGACCTGCAGACGGTCATCAAAGAAGGCGAGAACACCTTCGATATCGACCTCAAGCCCTGA
- a CDS encoding HpcH/HpaI aldolase family protein, producing MKKNPVKAALSEGKPQVGTWLSSGDVMMTRLMARVGFPWLTVDMEHSPIDWSQAGLLFGAIADAGCVPLCRVPLGKYELIKRALDAGAHGIVAPMINTVEQAKAVIDAVKYPPIGNRSVGGVLHAMNFDATAGDYYKYANDEILVILQTESPEGVENAEEIYSLDGVDAIFVGPNDLTFQMSKATGVHPSPDELEAMLQRILETGKKTGTPVGLHVQTVEAVEQRIAEGWRFIACGSEVKFMVNEAQRIVTGLNLKSDTADLARY from the coding sequence ATGAAAAAGAATCCGGTCAAAGCTGCATTGAGTGAGGGGAAACCCCAGGTAGGAACATGGCTCTCATCCGGGGATGTAATGATGACCCGCCTGATGGCCCGCGTCGGGTTTCCCTGGCTGACGGTCGACATGGAACACTCCCCCATCGACTGGTCACAGGCCGGGCTCCTCTTCGGTGCCATCGCCGATGCTGGCTGCGTCCCCCTCTGCCGCGTTCCCCTCGGAAAATATGAACTCATCAAGCGGGCCCTCGACGCCGGTGCCCACGGCATTGTCGCCCCGATGATCAACACCGTCGAACAGGCCAAAGCCGTCATCGATGCCGTGAAATATCCGCCCATCGGCAACCGTTCGGTCGGCGGTGTACTGCACGCGATGAACTTCGATGCCACCGCGGGCGACTACTACAAATACGCCAACGATGAAATCCTCGTCATTCTGCAAACGGAATCTCCCGAGGGTGTCGAGAACGCCGAAGAGATCTACAGCCTCGACGGTGTCGATGCCATCTTCGTCGGTCCCAACGACCTGACCTTCCAGATGAGCAAAGCGACCGGCGTCCATCCTTCGCCCGATGAACTGGAAGCCATGCTGCAGCGGATTCTGGAAACCGGCAAGAAGACCGGCACCCCCGTCGGCCTGCATGTGCAGACGGTTGAAGCGGTCGAACAACGGATCGCGGAAGGTTGGCGGTTCATCGCCTGCGGCAGTGAGGTCAAATTCATGGTCAACGAAGCACAGCGGATCGTCACCGGCCTGAACCTCAAGTCCGACACCGCCGACCTGGCCCGCTATTAA
- a CDS encoding DUF1559 domain-containing protein gives MKASFLKRRQGFTLIELLVVIAIIAILIALLLPAVQQAREAARRSTCKNNLKQIGLALHNYHDASLTFPASHIRTVANSWLSSQIGWQARILPYVDQANLYNMVDWSIQPGNTGTANTTVMKTELPVYRCPSDPGDRGSTGQSGYGPTNYVVCSAQYGDFAAGGTAFADNGKSIMFLNSATRMRDITDGTSNTMIASECKVGYEYASANATSGTVCTGTANQKLRGYTWFWGQAMHMWSYSTLIGPNSQLLECSSGTGGPALMGARSTHVGGVHVLFADGRIQFISENINLGTWQNLGHKSDGNIIGEY, from the coding sequence ATGAAAGCATCATTTCTGAAGCGTCGCCAGGGATTCACTCTCATTGAACTGCTGGTCGTCATTGCCATCATCGCAATTCTGATCGCACTGCTCCTGCCCGCCGTGCAACAGGCGCGCGAAGCAGCTCGTCGCTCCACCTGTAAAAATAACCTGAAACAGATCGGGCTGGCTCTCCACAACTACCACGATGCCTCCCTCACTTTTCCCGCGTCCCACATTCGGACCGTCGCCAACAGCTGGCTCTCCAGCCAGATCGGCTGGCAGGCACGCATCCTGCCATACGTCGATCAGGCCAACCTCTACAACATGGTCGACTGGAGCATCCAGCCCGGTAACACCGGCACCGCCAACACCACGGTCATGAAAACGGAGCTTCCCGTTTACCGCTGCCCCAGCGATCCCGGAGACCGGGGTTCGACAGGACAGTCCGGCTATGGACCGACCAACTATGTCGTCTGCTCCGCCCAGTATGGCGATTTCGCAGCCGGGGGCACCGCCTTTGCTGACAACGGGAAATCTATCATGTTCCTCAACAGCGCCACCCGCATGCGGGACATCACCGACGGAACCTCCAACACCATGATCGCCTCCGAATGTAAGGTCGGCTACGAATACGCCAGTGCCAATGCCACTTCCGGCACCGTCTGCACCGGCACCGCCAACCAGAAACTCAGAGGATACACCTGGTTCTGGGGACAGGCCATGCACATGTGGAGCTATTCCACACTCATCGGCCCCAACTCACAATTACTCGAATGCTCCAGTGGTACCGGCGGTCCCGCTCTGATGGGCGCCCGCAGTACCCACGTTGGTGGAGTTCACGTTCTGTTTGCTGATGGACGGATCCAGTTCATCTCCGAAAATATCAACCTCGGAACCTGGCAGAACCTGGGTCACAAATCGGATGGTAACATCATCGGCGAATACTAA
- a CDS encoding DUF1559 domain-containing protein: protein MLKSFKRQRGFTLIELLVVIAIIAILIALLLPAVQQAREAARRSTCKNNLKQIGLALHNYHDSHRTFPIGSQVSYYRANWRSSILPFIDQAPAYNKLTQQAHSQHGFAAGSGNSASGYNTDNAVLNNLFIPVYKCPSSTADAFYTGTSPVSNNGTTSPNGSLGKETGMTMDYVGISGSYLNAAPYSSGCGAAYGGYWCNNGMMQIGKVARMRDCKDGTSNTMIIGEDSGLVNNKDYRSNYYGGWAGHIGLTSWGTGVNTIRYSPNPSTAPAGGDQTYTPNNPLTSEHVGGVHALLGDGAVRFLSNNIDIETLRRLGMRNDNFVLGEF, encoded by the coding sequence ATGCTGAAGTCTTTTAAAAGGCAGCGGGGTTTTACCCTGATCGAACTGCTGGTCGTGATCGCCATTATCGCCATTTTGATTGCCCTGCTCCTGCCGGCAGTGCAGCAGGCACGCGAAGCAGCCCGACGATCCACCTGTAAAAACAATCTGAAGCAGATCGGCCTGGCGCTGCATAACTATCACGATTCTCATCGAACCTTTCCGATTGGCTCTCAGGTCTCCTACTACCGCGCCAACTGGCGTTCTTCGATCCTGCCCTTCATTGACCAGGCACCCGCTTACAATAAACTCACACAGCAGGCTCACTCCCAGCACGGCTTTGCAGCCGGCAGTGGAAACTCCGCCTCCGGTTACAACACCGACAACGCTGTGCTGAATAACCTCTTCATTCCCGTTTACAAATGCCCGTCCAGTACCGCAGATGCCTTCTACACCGGCACGAGTCCGGTTTCCAACAACGGAACCACTTCTCCCAACGGTTCCCTCGGGAAAGAGACCGGCATGACGATGGATTACGTCGGCATCAGCGGTTCCTACCTGAATGCAGCCCCTTACAGCTCCGGCTGTGGTGCAGCTTACGGGGGTTACTGGTGTAACAACGGGATGATGCAGATCGGCAAGGTGGCCCGCATGCGTGACTGCAAAGACGGAACCTCGAACACGATGATCATCGGCGAAGATTCCGGACTGGTCAATAACAAAGATTACCGCAGTAACTACTACGGCGGCTGGGCCGGTCACATCGGACTGACCAGTTGGGGAACCGGCGTCAACACCATTCGCTACAGTCCCAATCCCTCCACCGCCCCCGCAGGTGGAGACCAGACCTACACCCCCAACAACCCGCTGACCTCCGAACATGTCGGCGGGGTTCACGCTCTGCTCGGTGACGGTGCCGTACGGTTCCTTTCGAACAACATCGACATCGAAACCCTCCGCAGACTGGGTATGCGGAACGATAATTTCGTACTCGGCGAGTTCTAA
- a CDS encoding YhdH/YhfP family quinone oxidoreductase, which produces MTNSFRCYQVRKQEPKEITAGVVSVPYNNLPAGEVTIRVVYSSVNYKDALAATGNPGVVRNFPHVPGIDAAGIVEASDSERFQVGDKVVVTSYELGVERWGGWSELIRVKPEWIVPLPEGLSLKESMILGTAGLTAAMCVDSLLHHQITPESGRVLVTGASGGVGSFSLSLLKRCGYQVTAVSGKPEYHQRLLDLGADEVVDRLAIDISSDKPLLKGHWAAAIDTVGGSLLSHVIRSIQPQGCVAACGNAGGAQLDLTVFPFILRGVTLDGIDSAWYPIEKRAALWQKLATDWKLDDLESRAKVITLDQVSQTVHSLLKGTHQERTIIQVGAE; this is translated from the coding sequence ATGACGAATTCCTTTCGCTGTTATCAGGTCAGAAAACAGGAACCGAAAGAGATCACCGCCGGCGTGGTGTCGGTGCCGTATAACAACCTGCCCGCCGGTGAGGTGACGATTCGCGTCGTCTATTCGTCGGTGAATTATAAAGATGCACTGGCGGCGACCGGCAATCCCGGGGTGGTTCGCAATTTTCCCCACGTACCCGGCATCGATGCGGCAGGCATTGTGGAAGCGTCTGACTCCGAGCGGTTCCAGGTCGGAGACAAAGTGGTCGTCACCAGTTATGAACTGGGGGTCGAACGCTGGGGGGGCTGGTCGGAGCTGATCCGCGTCAAACCGGAGTGGATCGTGCCGCTACCGGAAGGTCTTTCGCTGAAAGAATCGATGATCCTCGGCACGGCGGGCCTGACGGCGGCGATGTGTGTGGACAGCCTGCTGCACCATCAGATCACCCCTGAATCGGGACGGGTCCTGGTCACGGGGGCCTCGGGGGGCGTGGGCTCGTTCTCGCTGTCGTTGCTGAAACGCTGCGGATATCAGGTGACGGCGGTTTCGGGTAAGCCGGAGTACCATCAGCGGCTGCTGGACCTGGGCGCTGATGAAGTCGTGGATCGGCTGGCGATTGACATCAGCTCTGACAAACCGCTGCTCAAAGGGCACTGGGCGGCGGCCATCGATACGGTGGGCGGCTCTCTGTTGAGCCATGTGATCCGTTCGATCCAGCCCCAGGGGTGTGTCGCCGCGTGTGGTAATGCCGGGGGAGCACAGCTGGATCTGACCGTGTTTCCGTTCATCCTGCGGGGGGTGACACTGGACGGGATCGATTCCGCCTGGTACCCGATCGAAAAACGAGCCGCGCTCTGGCAGAAGCTGGCGACCGACTGGAAACTGGACGACCTCGAGTCACGGGCGAAAGTGATCACGCTGGATCAGGTGTCGCAGACGGTGCACAGTCTGTTGAAAGGGACACACCAGGAACGCACGATTATTCAGGTCGGCGCAGAATAA
- a CDS encoding cupin domain-containing protein → MIPETNNLLTPFPTPPDEEIFEELFRGRSCRVERIISTGQATREGQWYDQEHAEWVVLLSGSAVLRFEGETEGRTLIPGDAVNIPAHCRHRVEATAADRESVWLAIHYEPVENG, encoded by the coding sequence ATGATTCCCGAAACCAATAACCTGCTCACCCCATTCCCAACACCACCCGATGAGGAAATCTTCGAAGAACTCTTCCGTGGACGGTCCTGCCGCGTGGAACGGATCATCTCTACCGGCCAGGCCACGCGGGAAGGCCAGTGGTACGATCAGGAACACGCCGAATGGGTCGTCCTGCTGTCAGGCTCGGCAGTCCTCCGTTTCGAGGGGGAAACCGAGGGGCGAACCCTGATTCCCGGCGATGCAGTGAACATTCCCGCGCATTGTCGGCACCGGGTCGAAGCGACCGCCGCCGACCGGGAAAGCGTTTGGCTTGCAATCCACTATGAGCCTGTCGAGAATGGATAA
- the sigJ gene encoding RNA polymerase sigma factor SigJ, whose product MTAAALATFEAARAQLIGLAYRITGSRTEAEDIVQETCLKWLAADQAVIQVPRAWLMKVATRLSLDYLKSARVQRMSYIGPWLPEPFLADVQTPEEELELDESISMALLVLLEQLSPAERASFILHDLFQYRFEEIADILDRSASACRKLASRARAKVGRQDLQPELTRDAHLQMLNAFTQAVKQGETAPLVSLLQDEATFVSDGGGKALAARKIVRGSALITRFFLKTVRPALLAAENPDPEIVIKITWFNGAPGLIIYQAGQPVSAFQFQVAHNKIQNIYVLRNPDKLRLFHTS is encoded by the coding sequence ATGACCGCCGCAGCGTTAGCGACATTTGAAGCCGCCCGTGCGCAGCTGATCGGCCTCGCCTATCGGATCACCGGCTCCCGCACCGAAGCGGAAGACATCGTCCAGGAAACGTGTCTCAAATGGCTCGCGGCGGACCAGGCGGTCATTCAGGTGCCCCGCGCCTGGCTGATGAAAGTCGCCACGCGACTCTCGCTCGACTATCTGAAAAGTGCCCGCGTGCAGCGCATGTCCTATATCGGCCCCTGGCTGCCTGAACCATTCCTCGCGGATGTACAGACGCCAGAAGAAGAACTGGAACTGGATGAGTCGATTTCGATGGCGCTGTTGGTCCTGCTGGAACAGCTTTCGCCGGCGGAGCGGGCCAGCTTCATTCTGCACGATCTGTTTCAATATCGCTTCGAGGAGATCGCCGACATCCTCGATCGCTCGGCAAGTGCCTGTCGCAAACTGGCGAGCAGGGCCCGCGCCAAAGTCGGCCGCCAGGATCTGCAACCAGAGCTCACCCGCGACGCCCACCTGCAGATGCTCAACGCCTTCACACAAGCCGTCAAACAGGGAGAGACCGCACCACTGGTCTCCCTGCTCCAGGACGAAGCGACGTTCGTTTCAGACGGCGGAGGCAAGGCACTCGCTGCACGCAAAATCGTTCGCGGTTCCGCTCTGATTACCCGTTTCTTCCTGAAGACCGTCCGCCCCGCTCTGCTGGCAGCAGAAAATCCCGACCCGGAGATCGTCATTAAGATCACCTGGTTCAACGGCGCACCAGGATTGATTATTTATCAGGCAGGTCAGCCCGTCTCCGCCTTCCAGTTCCAGGTGGCGCATAACAAGATTCAGAACATTTATGTGTTACGAAACCCGGATAAACTGCGGCTTTTTCACACTTCCTGA